The Catenulispora sp. GP43 genome includes a region encoding these proteins:
- a CDS encoding phosphoketolase, whose product MTIHAPIHAPRSGGADLGAVDCYWRAANYLSAGQIYLRDNALLHRGLEPSDIKPRLLGHWGTSPGLSFVHAHLNRLITQNGLDLITVLGPGHGGPAALACSWLDGTYTDHYPDVTRDEAGMTKLFAAFSAPGGVPSHIAANVPGSIHEGGELGYSLAHAFGAAFDNPDLIVACVVGDGEAETGPLATSWQSIRFLNPATDGAVLPILHLNGYKIANPTVLDRIPREQLDGLLAAHGWDPRWVFGDDPHTMHHKMAEALDSALASIRLIQSTKRNPKAAHDGVPPWPVIILHTPKGWTGPHTVDGVQIEGTFRSHQVPLAEVRENPKHRHMLVDWMKSYRPDELFDHFGRPKPDVLTCVPDGEARIGANRHANGGILTRSLDLPQTAPYAAPVAKPGETLHEPTRVLGTWLRDVIAADAAHRTFRLFGPDETASNHLDPVFEVTNRTWMLPTKPGDDHLAPDGRVMEVLSEHLCQGWLEGYLLTGRHGLFSCYEAFIHIIDSMLNQHVKWLKTARALPWRAPVPSLNYLLTSHVWRQDHNGFSHQDPGFLDHVANKTADVVRLYLPPDANTLLSVAEHCLTSRDLVNVIVAGKNPSPDWLTPEEAELHCARGLGIWEWAGTEDDLATEPDVVLACAGDVPTLEVLAASQLLREHLPGLRIRVVNVVDLMRLQPESEHPHGLPDAQFDAIFTVDKPVIFAFHGYPSLIHRLAYRRHGHENLHVRGYKEQGTTTTPFDMLVRNDMDRFQLVCDVIDRVPRLAPKAASVRQAMTDARARHRGWIVEHGEDMPEIREWKWTA is encoded by the coding sequence CCTGTCCGCCGGCCAGATCTATCTGCGGGACAACGCCCTGCTGCACCGCGGCCTGGAGCCGTCCGACATCAAGCCCAGGCTGCTGGGCCACTGGGGCACCAGCCCCGGCCTGTCCTTCGTCCACGCGCATCTCAACCGCCTGATCACACAGAACGGCCTGGACCTGATCACCGTCTTGGGCCCCGGCCACGGCGGTCCGGCCGCGCTGGCCTGCTCGTGGTTGGACGGCACCTACACCGACCACTACCCGGACGTCACCCGCGACGAGGCCGGCATGACCAAGCTGTTCGCGGCCTTCTCCGCGCCCGGCGGCGTCCCCAGCCACATCGCCGCGAACGTCCCCGGCTCGATCCACGAGGGCGGCGAGCTCGGGTACAGCCTGGCCCACGCTTTCGGTGCCGCCTTCGACAACCCGGATTTGATCGTGGCCTGCGTCGTCGGCGACGGCGAGGCCGAGACCGGCCCGCTGGCCACCTCCTGGCAGAGCATCAGGTTCCTGAACCCGGCCACTGACGGCGCGGTCCTGCCGATCCTGCACCTGAACGGCTACAAGATCGCCAACCCGACCGTGCTGGACCGGATCCCGCGCGAACAGCTCGACGGCCTGCTGGCCGCCCACGGCTGGGACCCCCGCTGGGTGTTCGGCGACGACCCGCACACGATGCACCACAAGATGGCCGAGGCTCTGGACTCCGCGCTGGCCTCCATCCGCCTCATCCAAAGCACCAAACGGAACCCGAAAGCCGCCCACGACGGCGTCCCGCCCTGGCCGGTCATCATCCTGCACACGCCCAAGGGCTGGACCGGCCCGCACACCGTGGACGGCGTGCAGATCGAGGGCACCTTCCGCTCGCACCAGGTACCGCTGGCCGAAGTCCGGGAGAACCCGAAGCACCGGCACATGCTGGTCGACTGGATGAAGTCCTACCGGCCCGACGAACTGTTCGACCACTTCGGCCGCCCCAAGCCCGACGTCCTGACCTGCGTCCCGGACGGCGAGGCACGTATCGGTGCCAACCGGCACGCCAACGGCGGCATCCTGACCCGCTCGCTGGACCTGCCGCAGACCGCGCCCTACGCGGCGCCGGTCGCCAAGCCCGGCGAGACGCTGCACGAACCGACCCGGGTGCTCGGCACCTGGCTGCGCGATGTCATCGCCGCCGACGCCGCGCACCGCACCTTCCGGCTGTTCGGCCCCGACGAGACCGCCTCCAACCACCTCGACCCGGTCTTCGAGGTCACCAACCGGACCTGGATGCTGCCCACCAAGCCCGGCGACGACCACCTGGCCCCCGACGGCCGGGTCATGGAAGTGCTGTCCGAGCACCTGTGCCAGGGCTGGCTGGAGGGCTACCTGCTCACCGGCCGGCACGGACTGTTCTCCTGCTACGAGGCCTTCATCCACATCATCGACTCGATGCTGAACCAGCATGTGAAGTGGCTCAAAACCGCGCGGGCACTGCCCTGGCGCGCGCCGGTGCCGTCGCTGAACTACCTGCTCACCTCGCACGTGTGGCGCCAGGACCACAACGGCTTCTCCCACCAGGACCCCGGATTCCTGGACCACGTCGCGAACAAGACCGCTGATGTGGTCCGGCTGTACCTGCCGCCGGATGCCAACACCCTGCTGTCGGTCGCAGAGCACTGTCTGACCAGCCGGGACCTGGTCAACGTCATCGTCGCCGGGAAGAACCCGAGCCCGGACTGGCTGACGCCGGAGGAGGCGGAGCTGCACTGCGCCCGCGGTCTGGGCATCTGGGAGTGGGCCGGGACCGAGGACGACCTGGCCACCGAACCGGACGTGGTGCTGGCCTGCGCCGGCGACGTACCGACCCTGGAGGTCCTGGCCGCCTCGCAGCTGCTGCGCGAGCACCTGCCCGGACTACGGATCCGCGTGGTGAACGTCGTGGACCTGATGCGCCTGCAGCCCGAATCCGAGCATCCGCACGGCCTGCCCGACGCCCAGTTCGACGCGATCTTCACCGTCGACAAGCCGGTCATCTTCGCCTTCCACGGCTACCCCTCGCTGATCCACCGCCTGGCCTATCGCCGCCACGGCCACGAGAACCTGCACGTGCGCGGCTACAAGGAGCAGGGCACCACCACCACGCCCTTCGACATGCTGGTCCGCAACGACATGGACCGCTTCCAACTGGTCTGCGACGTCATCGACCGGGTGCCGCGGCTGGCGCCCAAGGCCGCGTCGGTCCGGCAGGCCATGACCGACGCCCGCGCCCGGCACCGGGGCTGGATCGTCGAGCACGGCGAGGACATGCCGGAGATCCGGGAATGGAAGTGGACGGCATGA